From Magnolia sinica isolate HGM2019 chromosome 13, MsV1, whole genome shotgun sequence, one genomic window encodes:
- the LOC131223544 gene encoding agmatine coumaroyltransferase-2-like, producing MKVCRQSTKIVKPCYEGNPPPATSQHICLSVFDTVTFDTHIAVIYVFKPPTPPNATVEQGLRTVLAEYREWAGRFARDDEGRRVILLNDEGVRLVEATIDCTLAEAMPFKPSSSLLNLHPNLKGVEELMQVQLTRFTCGSMVLGFTSHHMVADGHSTSNFLIAWGQRTRGLEMEPLPLHDRAIFAPRDPPRFEFEHRGVEFTTNRLEEDELRLPLFEPLLAGGNDDNIIVHKAHFTLEFLSKLKVKASSARGTDKPYTTFESLVAHLWRTITKARRLNGFETTHVRISVNGRSRLRPRVPNEYFGNLVLWAFPQARVKELLQEPLHHAAKLIHDSITNVNDSYFKSFIDFASSKEEDMKDLVPTANMSKSVLCPNIEVDSWLRFPFYDLDFGGGSPYVFMPSYFPVEGMLFLLPSFIGDGSIDAIVPLFEHSLVSFKKACYCLD from the exons ATGAAGGTGTGTAGGCAAAGCACGAAGATTGTAAAGCCATGTTACGAAGGCAATCCTCCTCCGGCGACTAGTCAGCACATTTGTCTCAGTGTCTTTGATACTGTAACATTTGACACCCATATCGCTGTTATCTACGTGTTCAAGCCTCCAACACCTCCAAATGCAACGGTGGAACAAGGGCTTCGGACGGTGCTAGCAGAGTACAGAGAATGGGCGGGCAG GTTTGCTAGAGATGATGAAGGCCGCCGGGTCATTTTACTCAACGATGAAGGCGTAAGGTTGGTTGAGGCAACAATTGATTGCACTCTTGCTGAGGCCATGCCGTTTAAGCCATCTTCCTCATTGTTGAACCTTCATCCAAATCTAAAGGGAGTGGAGGAATTGATGCAAGTTCAGCTCACAAGGTTCACTTGCGGCTCCATGGTGTTAGGGTTCACGTCCCACCACATGGTTGCCGATGGACACTCGACTAGCAACTTCTTGATCGCTTGGGGCCAGCGGACGCGAGGACTAGAGATGGAACCACTTCCACTGCATGATCGTGCTATCTTTGCCCCTCGAGATCCACCCAGGTTCGAATTCGAGCACAGAGGGGTCGAATTCACTACTAATAGACTTGAAGAAGATGAGCTTCGGCTTCCCCTCTTCGAGCCTTTGTTAGCAGGCGGCAATGACGACAACATTATCGTGCACAAGGCTCACTTCACGCTGGAGTTCCTGTCCAAGCTTAAGGTGAAAGCTTCCTCAGCCCGCGGGACTGACAAGCCATACACCACGTTTGAGAGCCTGGTTGCTCATCTGTGGAGAACTATAACAAAGGCCCGCAGGCTCAACGGTTTTGAAACGACCCACGTAAGGATTTCTGTGAATGGGCGATCAAGATTAAGACCCCGCGTTCCCAATGAGTACTTTGGGAATCTGGTGCTGTGGGCGTTCCCGCAAGCTAGGGTGAAAGAGCTCTTGCAAGAGCCATTGCACCATGCAGCCAAGCTCATACATGATTCGATCACAAACGTTAATGATAGCTATTTCAAGTCGTTCATCGACTTTGCAAGTTCGAAAGAGGAGGACATGAAAGATCTTGTGCCAACAGCCAACATGAGCAAGTCAGTTCTGTGTCCCAACATAGAGGTTGATAGTTGGTTGAGGTTTCCATTCTATGACCTTGATTTTGGAGGGGGAAGTCCTTACGTTTTCATGCCTTCTTACTTCCCTGTGGAGGGAATGTTGTTTCTTCTCCCTTCCTTTATAGGAGATGGGAGCATAGATGCCATTGTGCCCTTGTTCGAGCATAGCTTGGTTAGCTTCAAGAAGGCTTGCTATTGTCTAGACTAG